Within Quercus lobata isolate SW786 chromosome 5, ValleyOak3.0 Primary Assembly, whole genome shotgun sequence, the genomic segment TCTAGGTGCTAGGACAAAAACTTCTATCATCAAGTCACAATCCGATGATCATCATCaactctttttggtttttttgctAAGTTCATTCctatgtaactttttttttttttttttttttcactcctaTGTAACTCTTTTTGGTTTATTGGGAACCTAATAAAAGTTGGTTCCTAGAGGCATAGCCTCGTGacccaaataatataaaatacacAAATCAAATCAGTAAACATAGTGCTTAGCACAAAGATCATTGGAGatcccaacttttttttttttaattaaaaactaattaatagcTGAAATTAGGAACACATTGCGTTCATGCTCAATGCTTGAGCTCATGGTAAGCTGGACACATATAATTAGTGCAATTCTGTTGACCTATCGCACATTCTCCGCCAATAGTATAAGTGTACTACAGACCAAATAAATCACGTTCATGCAAAATTCACATTACAAAACAGACCCTTTCTTGTCCTACATGAAGTCGGCTTATTTTCCTCCAATGCCTTCACATCCACGTATGGACTAGGTAGTCGGCATGGTTGCTCCGAAAAACTGATCCCTTTAAAGTTAATACACGTACTAGGAAGTCGGCATAGTTGCACAGTACGAGGAAGTATACCCTGTTATGGGTGCACGCTTCCTCTATCTCTCTCACAGCTggtgagagaaagaagagaatcATGCACTCGTAATAGGGTGTATTTTCTCGCTAAGTACAGCTCTGTATATATTAACTCTACTCTCTGACTCTCTGTTCTTAACTCTCAGTTCACATACCTCTCTGTTCTCTCTCAAgcaaagaaaaacccaaatcaacacTGCAAAATATGGCCTTTGTGTCACAGTTAAGCCAATTCACTCTCTcagtggtcactccacaaacCCAATTCACTCCCAGAGCTTCAGTTTTTGAGCCAAATTGTGTTAAAATCGGAGCGAAACGGGTCGAGAAAACCCGGATTTGGACCGGGGAATTGGTCCGGGAGAGGCCGAGTTTCCGGGTCAGAGCGGGGAGCGAAGAGGAGTTGGGTCCTAAGAAGGAAGAGGGGCCCGCGGTGGCGGTGGTGAAGGAGGTGAAGGCGGTGGCGGAGGAGGTGGTGACGGCGGCGCCAAGAGAGATCGATAGGCTGAAGAAGGCTTTGGTAACCTCGTTTAACGGGACTGACAGGGGGCTAAGTGCGACGAGCGAGACAAGAGCCAAGATTACCGAGCTTATCACGCAGCTGGAGGCGAAAAAACCCATCCCTGCACGCACTGAGGCCTTGACTCTTCTCAATGGAAAATGGATTCTCGCGTAAGTGTTTGTTTACACAGTTCGAACTCTCAGGATTACCTGCTCTAATAGTATCATATATGAACATGTGCATCAAAAGCTTAAAAGTGATAGGAATTCTGAAACTTGTTTAATTAAATCTTAGTAGAGAAGTAACTTGCTTGCTTGGTTCAGTTTGTGTTTTTCACCTTTGGAAAtggaaaatttcataaaattttaggagttctaTATCATTCGATGAATCTTGTTTGAAaactaagaaatttttttgttggtggAGTGGTGTATTAGACTATTAGTATACGAGTTCTTCTATGGTCATaatctcacaagtcacaacatttttacccaaaaaaaatgagGTGTTAGTCTAAcctaagttaaaataaaataagaaagattATACCCGGATCCAACATAACTCAAAACAAGGTTGTTTGAAAatgttttgggatttttgttgtgCCAATAAACTTTCTCTATATTATAGTAATTGCTTTGTAAGATTCTTGTAGAGTAAGAATATTTTGTAGAAAGCATTCCAGTAGGTGTTCATAATTCAACCGGCAATATGAGATTGTATTTGTGTTTTGCAGTTTGATCTTTTACACCTTGATTGAAGCCAATGGGCTCTAGCTAAAAGGCACTCTtgataaaataatgattaaatcattaaattcataattttctaaTAGCTTAAATTTGGGAGGTAATCAGTAATTTAGTGAAAACAAAGATATAAACAATGAGATTTGAATGAAATATGTTCAAATGACATAGTTGAGACAAGAGCCGCATGTTCTACTACAATGAAACTAAGCGACTCACTAAAGGCAAAATTTATGAAGTTTTGACAAGACATTCATTTGAACTACATTTGTTTAAGGTAGAAAAGTCttaaggtccgtttggatagaacttattttgctaaaactgaaaatattgtagtaaaataatttttaaatgtatgaatagtattgTAGGActcattttttaatgaaaaagttggtgaaaagtgaagtttgtggacctgtgaacagtgcatgggtgcactgttcactgctgaaaagtcaaaacatgcggttggaaaaaaaaaaaaggaaagaaacgcAAACGTGGATCCGCGtatacatagaaaaaaaaagacaaaacatccATTTGTACTACAATTTTTTAATGTAGAATAGACTTCTTATATGTACTTGTTAGTGTTAGAAGACAGACAGGAATCCAACTCTAGGCTGTTTGTGACTTGTGATAATCAAGTTGCTTTGTAATTTGGTTTGGCCCCCTTCATGGAATTCAGACATTCACCAAAGCTAAAATCCACAGGACTTGGGTTGTGTACAAACTTTGGAGCCAGGATCAAAAtgatcaacccaagaatggtgCATCTTTACACTCATCTAGTTCTTGTTATGTGAGGCATGCATACTTGCATAGAGGTCTCTAGATCTAGTAATGATTTTACATATGGCATTCCGCTATTTTTACATTATAGGTCTGTTATAGATAATTAATTTAAagcaaaactcaaaaaattcgATTTGGCCAAGGGCCTTGTAGCCAAATAGGCACCtctccatgcacaaagtgcaTGGGATTTAGGGGAGAAGAGTTCGAAATACAGGGTTAGcaatatattgtaattatctctcccaaaaaaaaaaaaaaaaacgatttgGTATGACGTTGTTGCTTAATGTGTTAGCTATTTGTTGAGAAATGCTTTGTAGTTATCCTTGGAAGTTGATGTATAGCAACAATTAATATTGGAAATATATCATGAAACAacaagatttgtttttttttttttcctcataagAGTTCTCATGTTTCTTCTTCTAGTACTCATGAGAATAGTCATGTACATggtgaatttgaattttgtgtGTGGAGCAGGTACACATGTTTTGCAGGTTTATTCCCATTGTTGTCGAAGGGTACACTGCCCTTAGTGACGGTAGAAGAAATATCACAGATAATTGACTCAGAAAATGTTACGGTCGAGAATATTGTCTTGCTTGCTGGGCCATTGGCTACAACTCCTATTGGTAACGGTGCCAAGTTTGAAGTCCGAAGTCCAAAGAGTGTgcaggttttatttttgtttcttttaatgtTATCCTTTCTCATCAATCACTAATTATGCCTACATGTCCAGCAATCTAAAGTTACATATTATTTCTTGCATATATGCTTCAAATCTCTGTTAAGGACCCATGCATTAAAGGGTgcaaatcaaaattatattcCAAGTACATTCTACGCAGAGCTAAGATTTTTTATATGGGGGGGGAATTTTGGTATTAATATATTAGTTTTGAGTTAAGATAAATCATCCTACACATACATAAATGTATGTACACAAATATAagcattaatattttgatactagAGTAGgtcataatatataaatatattgtatataaaattaacaactttcaaatatatatattcgcaagataattttttagggGAACTTATCATCTTTTAAACTTCTAATGAGTATACAAAAACTGTCTAGTTTAATATTAAACATGtacaaaaaatgaattagagaaaacaaaaattacctTGTCTCTATAACTACTAGACCAATTGAcaaattctattgatttttaaGAGCTTTATTGGACTAACTCAAACATTTGGAGGGGCCATCTTCTATTTTTGtagctaaatatttaaatatttaatacttatacataatataaaataatttttaaaaattttgtgggGGGCCAGCCATGCTATAGCTCTGCCCCTGGCATTCAGAGATTCTCTTTGGCCATGTTGTTCTATCTCACCTTAGAGAACTTTGAAGCATTGGATTTAGCTCTAAattagccctttttttttctcactctaTTCAGATGAAATTTGAAGAAGGTATCATTGGGACTCCCCAATTAACTGACTCCATAGTGATACCCGAAAATGTGGAACTTCTGGGGCAAAAGATTGACCTTTCGCCCTTCGAGGGCTTAATCAACTCTGTTCAAGACACAGCTTCATCTGTTGCAAAGACCATTTCCAGCCAGCCACCATTGAAGGTCTCTTTCTCAAAAAGCAATCCTGAATCATGGTTACTTACCACTTACCTTGATGAGGAACTTCGAATTTCAAGGGAAGATGGTGGCGGTGTGTTTGTTCTCATCAAGGAAGGCAGCTCTCTCTTGACAACCTGAGCAaactaaaatattcttttataatttcttaTAAGGATACTGCCTCAACAAAgacattttatgtaataaatctttggtgatgaatgtaaacTGGATCTCTGAAATGGTGTTTGTAAAGATATGAAAGGGTATATCCATAACTTATATCGGTTGTCAATCTTAGGTCATTCTAATGGCGTGTACACTCTTTGCTAACATATGATTTTTCTTGACCCATGAGCATCGTTTTGCCTTTGATGGGAGTCAATTACgtatttgctatttttttaattctatgaTTTTGTGAAAACTACTATTTTATTGACATTGGGACTAGGGGTATACAAAAAAGGGCCCTAACTACCTGACCACACTTAAACCAACTGTTAAATGTGGTCATTGCACCACCAATCATAGTGGAGGTGCAGAAGCTAGGTGCGGTTTGGTTTGcggttttgtttttaaaaaaccgCACTTCACCGCACCTAATAATactatatcatttttattttatatatttaatatatctttttcaataattaaaaattactaaaaactttttcaaCTAAAAACCCTTTTTACAACTAAAATCCCATTGGGCTATTCTaaatcaacccaaaacaaaggaaaaaatgaaagatattTGGACAAGTCCAAACTAGCCCAAAATGGGAATAAAAGGCCCAGCACAGCATAGACAAAACTGCACTGAATTGTACGGTCTAAAACTGTACCAAATCACAAAGTGACCAATCTGTTTATGGTGAGGGGCACCGAATTGCATTGTATACACCCCTCGGGGTGTGATGATAAATATGATTATTAAAGGCTGCACAGTTATACACTTATGATCATTTAGTTAGTACTaaagaaatcaataaaaataattgtatcAATACACAATAGATTTTGACTCTATAAGATCATTACTATGAActcttttgaaaaattgaaactgAAGTCCATCTTTTCTTACAGGAAAACCAAGCTAATTCATTGAAAAATGGAGGGCAATgctggaaaaagaaaaaagaaaaataaaaattacagcCTAGAAccttttctttattgttataaTGTTTACCTTTGTTAGTCGAGCAAACAAAGTTAGACACCAGTAACTTTCTTTAAATTGTGAGCAGTCTATGGACCAAAGCAGGATTGTATACATTGTCTGATGGAGAGAGACATTGacatggagaggaagagagagatggataatttGGAAATATTGATGGAACCTTATGGATTATTCATGGAAAAGAATTGGGAAGCAGTGAAGAAATACGTGTATACCTGGATTCTTCTTTAACAGTCACCAAGGGCACTGCACTTCATATTGCTGTTTTCAGCAAAAACAAGgaattgttggattttttaatAAAGCATGGGAgatggagaggagaggagagggaAGGTGGCTGGAATATATGGGGAAACACACCACTTCATGAAGCGGCAGCAACTGGAGATATAGAAATGGCACGTATCTTATTGAAATTTGACAAAGCCAACTTGGCCATACATGTTTTCAACTGCTAGCTAACATGCCGTCTGCTTTCAAGAGTGGACACCCCGTGAGCGTATTGGAGGGGCTACTCTATCTTTGTATGCCTCACAAAATATGCTACCAGCTTGAAGAATTTATTACATTTCTCACTCTGTACATAATAGCTAACTAAACCTGCATCTCCAATACAAGCCTTCCAGATGATGATGGCCTTCACGATgacaaaaataatgaaactttGATTACTTCAAGTGGAAGAGCAGATCTTGAGCTTGGCCGTGGCTGGAGTTGTCCCCGCAAATTTTGCTACTTAGGTGATCGTATAGGTAATATATATAGGAACTGACTTGGGTCTAGTGCATTGTAGCACTGAATTCGTTGAGATATTGACACATGTCAAATGTTTGCCACTTGTCAGCATCCTAATAGGTCCAGTGTTCCTCTGCACTAGTCCCAATCCTTACAATGAACTTCTTGTGATATTGTTTTCAGGAAAACTTGTCCGTATGGTTCAAGAGATTCACAGaatctagagttaggtgtgagtgagttttgacAACTGTTCCCTACTCACATTTTAAGTctagtctgttttagggttttgtcacggaatagtcaaagggggagattgtaaggttgaatttattcaactatgtgttggctttattccatgccaaatttgcttataattcagcaattagataccctatatttaggtgagaatcatgtaagggttgtatgtgagagagtgtgaagaattcAAGTGTGTGCGCATTCAAATAGCTTCTCGTGAGTGACTCGAGACTGATGACTCGCCAACATACCACATGTGTGAACCATGCaggaagctgaagggtcacaacagttggagcactacaggacaaaaaagGACAGTCTGACTAGTTAGCTATTTTGCGACTTGAACTTGCGACTCATCCCTGTCGCGAGTGAGTCTCCGGAACATCCTGTTTTgcagaaaaatgacttttcacattcctcatgtatcctactataaatacccttatacccatgaaatgtagagaacttccaaagagaattttgagagaaaaactctaaagaacaacaagattgactcatccacaatcttataccTTTGATtctcaaatttctctactctcaccctctccattaaCATACCCTTAAGAGGTTCATTAGCCAAAttcttatctcaccatacccatatcaatGAAgaggttatttggtgcttgggaagcagttcagagatgaccaattcatttggttgatgcaatgggcttattaCGGGATCCAGAAAGCTAAAGAAGATACGGTTAGgcttaaccttgttggagcaagaagcttggagggcttaggtgcattgggtagattaggtttggagggtctattgctattcgtgtatctcgattttattctttagtggatcattttaccgcttggagggcggtggagaggtttttcgtcgaaTACTTTGGTTTCCGCTTCGATAAGACGTGCTGGTGTTATTTTTGTGCTTGCATCTCTCTAACCCTTACTcttaccttttaattactgttgtgttgtgattaattatggtttagagtagtttatttatttgggtatTGCTTGTACTTATTATTCCACACATTTATTGTTtgagtataagcttgtgttagtatttttgaaattgggggtctaaacattcagtagtgttttatacaccaagtgaactttcaattggtatcagagtgggtacacttTGTCTGATTTCTATatcctaagtgtgatccttgaccctacAATGGATATATCTcgatccctaaatgcaccttcCTTCTTTAATGGGAGCAATTACGCCTTTTGGAAAGTGCGTATGCGTGCATTCTTGTGCTCTATTGATGAGAGCGTATGGGATGAGGTCGAGAATGGATGGACTAGGCTGGAGGCTGCCAAATctacttgggataaggcagcccttGCAATGGCCaatgctaatagtaaagctttgaatgctattttttgtggtgtctcACCCAATGAATTCCATAGGATTTCACATGTTACAATCGCCAAGGAGACATGAGAAATTTTGGAGACCACATATGAAGGCACCAAGAaggtgaaagacaccaagttacaaatgctcaCCACTCACTTCAAAGAACTAAAGATGAGTTGTTCGACTCCTTTTACGGGAAGTTGAATGACGTGGTGATTGGCAAATTCAACTTGGGTGAAAAGACGGAGGACTCTAAGGCTGTGAGGAAGATCTTATGATCATTGCTGGAGAGCTTTCGTGCCAAGGTCACTGCAATCGAAgagagcaaagaccttgatgaGATTAAGATTCAAAAGCTAATCAGTTCTCTCCAAACTTATGAGCTATCTCTACCTtcacaaaggaagagcaaatctcttgctcttaagacaatCAATGAGAGAGTGGAAGCTCAAGACTCCTCCAGTGAGGATGAGGTTGAAAAGGAAGTGGCATACCTTGCAAAGAACTTTCATAAGTTCTTTAAATTCAAGAAGGATGGGAAGTCCTTTGAGAAGTGgaaattcttaaatttcaagAAGGATAAGaaagacttcaagaagaagGATTCCAAAGATTCTTCTCCATCTCAAGTGGTCACGTGCTATGAGTACAAAGGGCATGGGCATGTGAAGAAAGAATGCCCCACTTATTTGAAGGCAAAGGGTAAAGTCTTTGCTACTACCCTTAGTGACTCAGACAGCTTCAATTCGGATTTGGAAGAAAGTTGTGACGGAGAAGGAATGTACTTGTTATAGAGTTATTTGATCATCGACGACTCAAAAGTCTATTGAACGGTTTTTGCATTCCACATAGATTCTTTTTTATAggtaaattacaaatatattctttatcattttcgctaaatgtcaatttggtccctaacgtttcaaatgtgtcaatttaatccctAACCTTTTGTTATTGGGTGAAATTAGTTCCTACCGTTAAGTGATGAATAGAAAATGCTGATATGGctaataaccaaaataaaaaataattttataccaAATCAAAATGTCACATGTATGCCTTACTaagatgaactttttttttttttttttttttttaaactagcTTAATAAAGGTCTCACGTTTGGATCAAAATCCCTAAATCAATCACGCCCCATGGCCCCATCCCCAATCTGCTACACATTTTAGTCCAAAGAGGAGAATGTGAATCTTGAAAACATATTTAGCATATTTGCTCAAACAATGCTAGACAAGCTCACGCTTGGAGAGATCTGGGACATGAAAGAAGGTAATTTAATAGCAGTTGACTTCTTTGGATTATTATGATCAGAGCCCTTCTATAAAACTCTTTCATCTCCAACTTAAATGTTTGCTTTTATGGGATTTTTACTCTACAAGGTATGGGTACCTGTGGGTGTGGGTGGGCCTTTCAGGTTTGCAACTAAGCTGGAATGGATAGCTTTGTATGTCTTGGCCAATGATGAGGATGGTATTGTTATGCTGAAACTATCACATCCCCAACCCCAATGAACCAAATGACGCCGTTCTCTACCTTGGTCTGTTGGATACCTTTGTTAATGACGTAAAGCATCCTCTAAACTCCCTTTGTCGGGGCTTCCCTTTTGCCTGCTTTTGTAAGGCATATGAACTTTTTGAGACTCCACTGTTCTTAGACATGGTAAACggttgagttgggttgggttcaGGTTGGGTCATTTGGGTTGCGAGCCAAAACGGGCTGGGTAAAAAAggacaattttaaaatgggttgggtcgggttgggttgacccatattttcacattaaaaaaaaaaaaccaaataaatgccaactttttagagagaatgaatcaaatcaaataGTTAGATTATTTGTTACTAATTTACTGTTATACATGTGATgtgaagggggaaaaaaaaacataaagatttCCATATCCACGCAATTCAAatagttttgacttttgagcatGAGCAAAATTCTTTATATACTTCAAATTCAAAGTTCACTAATGATATTATTCccacaaaaagaacaaaaaaaaaaaaatgcaaaattgaatGTTATGGACCATGTCAAGTTATTAGCCTTCTTAAGTGCACAAATCCCTgttgcatttaaaataatattaataaagttagaatatataaaaagataaactaaatataaaataaaacctttaaaaatgaacataacaatttaagtaaagaaaaacaagtgaatattttataagaattatacATCAATTTACTCAACGTTGGTAGTAGATTTAGCACTACAAATATTCATACTTGCAAATTGTAGCTCAAGTTggccaatttcatcaatatctTCATTTACAATACTGTTAGGTTTTAGATCCCtataaactagattgtttaacctaattaattaaccaagtgaatatttaggtttattatttagatctaggttaaaacaaaataatcatatca encodes:
- the LOC115992632 gene encoding plastid-lipid-associated protein, chloroplastic-like; its protein translation is MAFVSQLSQFTLSVVTPQTQFTPRASVFEPNCVKIGAKRVEKTRIWTGELVRERPSFRVRAGSEEELGPKKEEGPAVAVVKEVKAVAEEVVTAAPREIDRLKKALVTSFNGTDRGLSATSETRAKITELITQLEAKKPIPARTEALTLLNGKWILAYTCFAGLFPLLSKGTLPLVTVEEISQIIDSENVTVENIVLLAGPLATTPIGNGAKFEVRSPKSVQMKFEEGIIGTPQLTDSIVIPENVELLGQKIDLSPFEGLINSVQDTASSVAKTISSQPPLKVSFSKSNPESWLLTTYLDEELRISREDGGGVFVLIKEGSSLLTT